One genomic region from Pseudoduganella dura encodes:
- a CDS encoding methyl-accepting chemotaxis protein encodes MNFFRNLAIGRRLGLGFAVTIALALVIAAIALWRLDDVAQATRNMMASPLAKERMISDWYTNIDSAVRRTTAIAKSADPSLAAYFADESKGSSSRSSELQKKIEALLVTDEEKALFAKIMDQRKVYLSSRDQVAKLKAAGQLEEGARIFESVFVPGAARYQELVKDLLALERARIDETGAEIDAINERSRALVGTLALLALVFGSASAWWLTVGITRPLRLAVATARRVAEGDLTGRIEAAGTDETGTLLRALGDMNAALLNIVTEVRGGTDCIALASSEIAAGNHDLSGRTEQQAGALEETASTMEELTSTVRTNADNARQANGLAATAAAAAAKGGDVVQQVVGRMTSIDAASKKIVDIIGTIDGIAFQTNILALNAAVEAARAGEQGRGFAVVASEVRNLAQRSAAAAREIKELIGASVSEVAEGSRLVTEAGSTMDDIVASVRRVSDVIGEIAAASVEQSTGIEEVNGAIVQMDAVTQQNAALVEQSAAAAESMQQQAKALADVVSVFRTGSGAEHVQASARASARAPATAAAKPKMVAAPARPVKRQPAAQPAPAARKPVAAARSVESDWEEF; translated from the coding sequence ATGAACTTCTTCCGCAATCTCGCCATCGGCAGGCGGCTCGGACTGGGCTTTGCCGTCACGATCGCGCTGGCGCTCGTCATCGCCGCCATCGCGCTGTGGCGCCTGGACGACGTGGCCCAGGCCACCAGGAACATGATGGCTTCGCCGCTGGCCAAGGAGCGGATGATCAGCGACTGGTATACCAACATCGACAGCGCCGTTCGCCGCACCACGGCGATCGCCAAGTCGGCGGACCCGTCGCTGGCAGCCTACTTCGCGGACGAGAGCAAAGGCTCCTCGTCGCGGTCCTCGGAGCTGCAGAAGAAGATCGAGGCGCTGCTCGTCACGGACGAAGAGAAGGCGTTGTTCGCGAAGATCATGGACCAGCGCAAGGTGTACCTCAGTTCGCGCGACCAGGTGGCGAAGCTGAAGGCCGCCGGCCAGCTCGAGGAAGGAGCGAGGATTTTCGAATCCGTGTTCGTGCCGGGCGCCGCCAGATACCAGGAGCTGGTGAAGGATCTGCTGGCGCTGGAGCGGGCGCGGATCGACGAGACTGGCGCGGAGATCGATGCCATCAACGAGCGCAGCCGCGCGCTCGTCGGCACGCTGGCGTTGCTGGCGCTGGTGTTCGGCTCAGCCAGCGCGTGGTGGCTGACCGTCGGCATCACGCGGCCACTGCGCCTGGCCGTGGCCACCGCGCGGCGCGTGGCGGAAGGCGACCTGACCGGCCGCATCGAGGCCGCCGGCACCGACGAAACGGGCACGCTGCTGCGCGCGCTGGGCGACATGAATGCGGCGCTGCTGAATATCGTGACCGAGGTGCGTGGCGGTACCGACTGCATCGCCTTGGCGTCCAGCGAGATCGCGGCCGGCAACCATGACCTGTCGGGACGCACCGAACAGCAGGCCGGGGCGCTGGAAGAGACCGCGTCGACGATGGAGGAACTGACGTCCACCGTGCGCACCAATGCGGACAATGCGCGGCAGGCCAACGGGCTGGCTGCCACCGCCGCGGCGGCCGCCGCCAAGGGCGGCGACGTGGTGCAGCAGGTGGTGGGCCGCATGACGTCGATCGACGCCGCGTCGAAGAAGATCGTGGACATCATCGGCACGATCGACGGCATCGCGTTCCAGACCAATATCCTGGCGCTGAACGCGGCCGTGGAAGCGGCGCGGGCGGGCGAGCAGGGCCGCGGTTTCGCGGTCGTGGCCAGCGAAGTGCGCAACCTGGCCCAGCGCAGCGCCGCCGCGGCGAGGGAGATCAAGGAGTTGATCGGCGCTTCGGTGTCGGAGGTGGCCGAGGGGAGTCGCCTGGTGACGGAAGCCGGCAGCACGATGGACGACATCGTGGCCAGCGTGCGCCGTGTCAGCGACGTGATCGGCGAAATCGCCGCCGCCAGCGTCGAGCAGAGCACCGGCATCGAGGAAGTGAACGGCGCCATCGTGCAGATGGACGCGGTGACGCAGCAGAACGCCGCGCTGGTCGAGCAGTCGGCCGCGGCCGCCGAGTCGATGCAGCAGCAGGCGAAAGCGCTGGCCGACGTGGTCAGTGTGTTCCGCACCGGTAGCGGCGCGGAACACGTACAGGCTTCCGCACGCGCCTCCGCACGTGCTCCTGCGACCGCGGCGGCGAAGCCGAAAATGGTTGCTGCGCCGGCCCGGCCGGTGAAGCGCCAGCCGGCGGCACAGCCCGCGCCGGCCGCGCGCAAGCCGGTCGCGGCGGCCAGGTCGGTCGAATCGGACTGGGAAGAGTTCTAA
- a CDS encoding chemotaxis protein CheW, protein MTDTATRINPAEYLAFTLGKEEYGIDIQKVSEIRNYEAPTRIASAPDFVKGVLNLRGIIVPIVDMRIRFSLGTPEYGPFTVVIILNIGTRVVGMVVDAVSDVTTLTPDQIKATPDLGSTLNTEYITGLGTIDERMLILVDIDRLMSSDDMGLIERLAA, encoded by the coding sequence ATGACCGATACCGCTACGCGCATCAACCCGGCCGAATACCTTGCCTTCACCCTGGGCAAGGAGGAATACGGCATCGACATCCAGAAAGTGAGCGAGATCCGCAACTACGAAGCGCCGACGCGGATCGCCAGCGCGCCGGACTTCGTCAAGGGCGTGCTCAACCTGCGCGGCATCATCGTGCCGATCGTCGACATGCGCATCCGCTTTTCCCTCGGCACGCCCGAATACGGCCCGTTCACCGTCGTCATCATCCTCAATATCGGCACCCGCGTGGTGGGCATGGTGGTGGACGCCGTGTCGGACGTGACGACGCTGACGCCGGACCAGATCAAGGCCACCCCGGACCTGGGCTCGACCCTGAACACCGAGTACATCACGGGCCTGGGCACCATCGATGAACGGATGCTGATCCTGGTCGACATCGATCGCCTGATGTCGAGCGACGACATGGGCCTGATCGAACGGCTCGCCGCCTGA
- a CDS encoding HD domain-containing protein, with amino-acid sequence MTTTITPPAGWHQKLVAIAAAMPGDDGAHDTSHLHRVWRNAGELLPDHPEADALVVMAACYLHDIVNLPKNHPERHLASRQAAREAVRELAAAGFPAALLPGVAHAIETHSFSAALKPRTIEAKIVQDADRLDALGAVGLARMFYTAGRMGSRLAHAADPAGLDRPLDDKTYSLDHIAVKLATLPGTMQTAAGRRLGEARVRALTAFRDQFVAEWAAPA; translated from the coding sequence ATGACAACAACGATTACGCCGCCGGCCGGCTGGCACCAAAAGCTGGTCGCGATAGCGGCCGCCATGCCGGGAGACGACGGCGCCCACGACACCAGCCACCTGCACCGCGTATGGCGCAATGCCGGCGAACTGCTGCCCGACCATCCCGAGGCCGATGCGCTGGTGGTGATGGCGGCTTGCTACCTGCACGACATCGTGAACCTGCCGAAGAACCACCCCGAACGGCACCTGGCGTCGCGCCAGGCGGCCAGGGAGGCCGTACGGGAACTGGCGGCGGCGGGCTTTCCCGCCGCGCTGCTGCCGGGTGTGGCGCATGCGATCGAGACGCACAGCTTTTCCGCCGCGCTCAAGCCGCGGACGATCGAGGCGAAGATCGTGCAGGATGCGGATCGGCTGGATGCGCTGGGCGCCGTCGGCCTGGCGCGCATGTTCTACACGGCCGGCCGCATGGGATCGCGCCTGGCGCACGCCGCCGACCCGGCGGGCCTCGACCGCCCGCTGGACGACAAGACCTATTCGCTCGATCACATCGCCGTCAAGCTGGCCACGCTGCCGGGCACGATGCAGACCGCCGCCGGCCGCCGCCTCGGCGAAGCGCGCGTGCGCGCGCTGACGGCGTTCCGCGACCAGTTCGTGGCCGAATGGGCCGCCCCGGCCTGA
- a CDS encoding DUF3857 domain-containing transglutaminase family protein: MTSRTVRPLLAALLRASLVLTAQAAYADGEGHVRALRERTDIVIRADHTMEQTVDYTWRAVDATGAGTLGQQYVNWDSRRQTLELLAAETIPANGAPIPVEPAAIQVQDGILGGVSFPEKRLLQVTFPQLAAGDAIRIRYRLVQNVPELPGGMSHVMFLQDDVIRDDSEITVRHPRALSLKVAQYGLAQRAAATVDGDGQLLRWHYRSTGTGSAEPNAANGWRRTPHLMLSTFAGWQSIADAYERGAAPKSAATPAIRALAEQVAGRTPDGRAAARLLYDWVRANVRYVASYVGDGGWVPNDAATVLQRRYGDCKDHVALLQALLAARGIEASPALLRADGENFTLPEIPVMWFDHAISYLPALDVYLDSTDDAMPFGLLPDNDAGKPVLATRLRPALRQSPLPHPDGHRVERRVALKVAPDGSAERVTDIVGHGRSAVSVRQFIDGVTAAGTADWVRRTMASSGYEGDGSLEPLPQAGADMLGVRYTERIRNYVSQPEAGVLSFLPGMNGPVPLAGFAGRFTERERHYDARCEPFAVQDSMTIELPAAMQVLYVPKNLSIRQEGLDYAATYSRDDTPGATRYRLTRRVVAGNPRGWCTPQEYQALRPAMNRISRAMNGRLVFVLNDTDMATATTER, from the coding sequence ATGACCTCCCGAACCGTGCGACCCCTGCTCGCCGCCCTGCTCCGCGCCTCGTTGGTCCTGACGGCGCAGGCCGCGTACGCCGACGGCGAAGGACACGTGCGCGCGTTGCGCGAACGCACCGACATCGTCATCCGCGCCGATCACACGATGGAGCAGACGGTCGACTACACGTGGCGGGCCGTGGACGCCACCGGCGCCGGCACGCTCGGCCAGCAATATGTGAACTGGGATTCGCGCCGGCAGACCCTCGAACTGCTGGCCGCCGAGACGATTCCCGCCAACGGCGCGCCGATCCCGGTGGAACCCGCCGCGATCCAGGTCCAGGACGGCATCCTTGGCGGCGTGTCGTTCCCCGAGAAACGCCTGCTGCAGGTGACGTTCCCGCAGCTGGCCGCCGGCGACGCGATCCGCATCCGCTACCGGCTCGTGCAGAACGTGCCCGAGCTGCCGGGCGGCATGTCGCACGTGATGTTCCTGCAGGACGACGTGATCCGCGACGACAGCGAGATCACGGTGCGCCATCCGCGCGCGCTGTCCCTGAAGGTCGCCCAGTACGGCCTGGCGCAGCGGGCAGCCGCCACCGTGGACGGCGACGGCCAGCTGCTGCGCTGGCACTACCGCAGCACCGGCACCGGCAGCGCGGAGCCGAATGCCGCTAACGGCTGGCGCCGCACGCCGCACCTGATGCTGTCCACCTTCGCCGGCTGGCAATCGATCGCCGATGCGTACGAACGCGGCGCGGCACCGAAATCGGCCGCCACGCCGGCGATCCGCGCGCTGGCCGAACAGGTGGCCGGACGGACGCCGGACGGGCGCGCCGCGGCGCGCCTGCTGTACGACTGGGTGCGGGCGAACGTGCGCTACGTGGCCAGCTACGTGGGCGACGGCGGCTGGGTGCCGAACGATGCCGCCACCGTGCTGCAGCGGCGCTACGGCGACTGCAAGGATCACGTCGCGCTGCTCCAGGCGCTGCTGGCGGCGCGCGGCATCGAGGCGTCGCCCGCGCTGCTGCGCGCCGATGGCGAGAACTTCACGCTGCCGGAAATTCCCGTGATGTGGTTCGACCACGCCATCAGCTACCTGCCGGCGCTCGACGTCTACCTCGACTCCACCGACGATGCGATGCCGTTCGGCCTGCTGCCCGACAACGACGCCGGCAAGCCGGTGCTGGCCACGCGCCTGCGGCCGGCGCTGCGCCAGTCGCCGCTGCCGCACCCGGACGGCCATCGTGTCGAGCGCAGGGTCGCGCTGAAGGTCGCGCCGGACGGCTCGGCCGAACGCGTCACCGATATCGTCGGCCACGGCCGCAGCGCCGTCTCGGTGCGGCAGTTTATCGACGGCGTGACCGCCGCGGGCACGGCCGACTGGGTGCGCCGCACGATGGCGTCAAGCGGCTACGAAGGCGACGGCAGCCTGGAACCGCTGCCGCAGGCGGGGGCCGATATGCTGGGCGTGCGCTACACGGAACGGATCCGCAACTATGTGAGCCAGCCGGAGGCCGGCGTGCTGTCGTTCCTGCCCGGCATGAACGGACCGGTGCCGCTGGCCGGCTTCGCCGGGCGCTTCACGGAGCGCGAGCGGCATTACGATGCGCGCTGCGAACCGTTCGCCGTGCAAGACAGCATGACGATCGAGCTGCCCGCCGCGATGCAGGTGCTGTACGTGCCGAAGAACCTGTCGATCCGGCAGGAAGGCCTCGACTACGCGGCGACCTATTCGCGCGACGACACGCCGGGGGCCACGCGCTACCGGCTGACGCGCCGGGTGGTGGCCGGCAATCCGCGCGGCTGGTGCACGCCGCAGGAATACCAGGCGCTGCGCCCCGCCATGAACCGCATCAGCCGCGCCATGAACGGACGGCTGGTGTTCGTCCTCAACGATACCGACATGGCGACTGCCACGACTGAACGATGA
- a CDS encoding TCR/Tet family MFS transporter produces the protein MEHLPEPASEDDPSQAGSGPASAPQVNLNFVLLCVFIDMLGVGLIIPVLPVLVGEFVAAREQQSMWYGLLGATFGLMQFFCMPMLGALSDRIGRRPVLLYSMVGMSLNFLVTALAQNLAWLVVSRVIGGMSAASMSVASAYASDISTADNRAKSFGKIGAAFGMGFIAGPMLGGILGGIDLHLPFYVAAGLSAANFVYGWFCLPESLPPARRGAFALHKLNPVAGLLKLWRRRETRGLVTVFTLVALAQTMLHTTWVLYTTFRFGWSTTQNGIALFCVGVASVIVQAGLLGVLMKRFGEVRLSLLGLGSGTITFLLYGLATQGWMMYGLILCNLLAFAAGPALQGIISKATPASEQGELMGSLHAINSVGVVVMPLLGGFLLARVSHLPSSDWRIGVTFFVSAAMQAVAIFFARRWFRDHHVAR, from the coding sequence TTGGAGCACCTACCCGAGCCCGCATCGGAGGACGATCCGTCGCAGGCAGGCTCCGGGCCGGCCAGTGCTCCGCAGGTGAACCTGAATTTCGTACTGCTGTGCGTGTTCATCGACATGCTCGGCGTGGGGCTGATCATCCCGGTGCTGCCGGTGCTGGTGGGCGAATTCGTCGCCGCGCGCGAGCAGCAGTCGATGTGGTACGGACTGCTGGGAGCCACGTTCGGGCTGATGCAGTTCTTCTGCATGCCGATGCTGGGGGCGCTCAGCGACAGGATCGGCCGCCGCCCCGTGCTGCTGTATTCGATGGTGGGCATGTCGCTCAATTTCCTGGTCACCGCGCTGGCGCAGAACCTGGCCTGGCTGGTGGTCAGCCGTGTGATCGGCGGCATGTCCGCGGCCAGCATGTCGGTGGCATCGGCCTATGCGTCGGACATCTCGACGGCCGACAACCGCGCGAAAAGCTTCGGCAAGATCGGCGCCGCGTTCGGCATGGGCTTCATCGCCGGGCCGATGCTGGGCGGCATCCTCGGCGGCATCGACCTGCACCTGCCGTTCTACGTGGCGGCGGGCCTGTCGGCGGCCAATTTCGTCTACGGCTGGTTCTGCCTGCCAGAATCGCTGCCGCCGGCCCGGCGCGGCGCCTTCGCGCTGCACAAGCTGAACCCCGTGGCGGGCCTGCTGAAGCTGTGGCGGCGCCGCGAGACGCGCGGCCTGGTGACGGTGTTCACGCTGGTCGCGCTGGCGCAGACGATGCTGCACACGACCTGGGTGCTGTACACCACGTTCCGCTTCGGCTGGTCCACCACGCAGAACGGCATCGCCCTGTTCTGCGTGGGCGTGGCGTCGGTGATCGTGCAGGCCGGACTGCTGGGCGTGCTGATGAAGCGTTTCGGCGAAGTGCGGCTGTCGCTGCTGGGGCTCGGCTCCGGCACCATCACGTTCCTGCTGTACGGACTGGCCACGCAGGGCTGGATGATGTATGGGCTGATCCTGTGCAACCTGCTGGCGTTCGCCGCCGGGCCGGCGCTGCAGGGCATCATCTCGAAGGCCACGCCGGCCAGCGAGCAGGGGGAGCTGATGGGTTCGCTACATGCGATCAACAGCGTCGGCGTGGTCGTCATGCCGCTGCTGGGCGGCTTCCTGCTGGCCCGTGTCAGCCACCTGCCCTCATCGGACTGGCGGATCGGCGTGACGTTCTTCGTCAGCGCCGCGATGCAGGCGGTGGCGATCTTCTTTGCACGGCGCTGGTTCCGCGACCATCACGTGGCGCGGTAG
- a CDS encoding SDR family oxidoreductase translates to MVEKEIILITGATGRIGAAAARLLASRGHHVVLGARRIGRLVQLAADIRAAGGSAECHVLDVTDADDAQTFVLAAFRRHGRVDALVNAAGVTLPSRLGALKLLEWDRMLDVNVRGALYAIAAVLPLMQRAGGGHVVNLAAAGCVGPAQAVPGASARALHAISEALRHEERAIRVSVIAPDLPGGTAAVADAIGDALAREPEACMAC, encoded by the coding sequence ATGGTCGAGAAAGAAATCATCCTGATCACCGGCGCCACCGGCCGTATCGGCGCGGCCGCGGCGCGCCTGCTGGCGTCGCGCGGGCACCACGTGGTGCTGGGCGCGCGCCGCATCGGCCGACTGGTGCAGCTCGCCGCCGACATCCGCGCCGCCGGCGGCAGCGCCGAGTGTCACGTCCTGGACGTGACCGACGCCGACGATGCGCAGACCTTCGTGCTCGCGGCCTTCCGGCGGCACGGCCGGGTCGACGCGCTCGTCAACGCCGCCGGCGTGACGCTGCCGTCGCGCCTGGGTGCGCTGAAATTGCTGGAGTGGGACCGCATGCTCGACGTGAACGTGCGCGGCGCCCTGTACGCTATCGCCGCCGTGCTGCCGCTGATGCAGCGTGCCGGCGGCGGCCACGTCGTCAACCTGGCGGCGGCGGGGTGCGTGGGCCCGGCGCAGGCCGTGCCGGGCGCCAGCGCCCGCGCGCTGCATGCCATATCGGAAGCGCTGCGCCATGAAGAAAGGGCTATCCGGGTCAGCGTGATCGCGCCGGACCTGCCGGGCGGCACGGCGGCCGTGGCGGATGCGATCGGCGACGCGCTGGCGCGGGAACCGGAAGCCTGCATGGCGTGCTGA
- a CDS encoding AraC family transcriptional regulator produces the protein MKGSKSEDMSADARRQARMVELMGVLAPAQGYTLCGLPGVKFMRTHAVHPRGPVLYEPCIVIVCQGHKRGYLGGQAFDYHAQQFLVLSVPLPFEGETVRASEAEPMLAISIPIDLQLAAELALAVDDAGAGTTPPPAPRGMMASKLDDALGDAVLRLLGALVSPVETRLLGPGILREILFRVLTGEQGGALRAGLAHQTQFAKIGKALRRIHADYHRQIDVATLAEEAGMSQAAFHAGFKAVTMTSPIQYLKTTRLHKARLLMVQDGLTAATACGRVGYESTSQFSREFKRFFGRTPVAEAREMRGLLAQAPGGRESPYVSAP, from the coding sequence ATGAAGGGAAGTAAAAGCGAAGACATGAGCGCGGACGCGCGGCGCCAGGCGCGGATGGTTGAATTGATGGGCGTGCTCGCGCCGGCCCAGGGCTACACGCTGTGCGGCCTGCCCGGCGTGAAGTTCATGCGCACGCACGCGGTGCATCCACGCGGACCGGTGCTGTACGAGCCTTGCATCGTGATCGTCTGCCAGGGCCACAAGCGGGGTTACCTGGGCGGCCAGGCATTCGACTATCACGCGCAGCAGTTCCTCGTGCTGTCGGTGCCGCTGCCGTTCGAGGGCGAAACCGTGCGCGCCTCCGAAGCCGAGCCGATGCTGGCGATCTCGATCCCGATCGACCTGCAGCTGGCGGCAGAACTGGCCCTCGCCGTCGACGACGCGGGAGCGGGCACCACGCCGCCGCCGGCGCCGCGCGGCATGATGGCATCGAAACTGGACGACGCGTTGGGCGATGCCGTGCTGCGGCTGCTGGGCGCCCTCGTTTCGCCCGTCGAGACGCGGCTGCTGGGCCCGGGCATCCTGCGCGAGATCCTGTTTCGCGTGCTGACCGGCGAACAGGGCGGCGCGTTGCGCGCCGGCCTGGCCCACCAGACCCAGTTCGCCAAGATCGGCAAGGCGCTGCGCCGCATCCACGCCGATTACCACCGCCAGATCGACGTGGCCACGCTTGCCGAGGAAGCCGGCATGAGCCAGGCCGCGTTCCACGCCGGCTTCAAGGCGGTGACGATGACGTCGCCCATCCAGTACCTGAAGACGACGCGGCTGCACAAGGCCCGCCTCCTGATGGTGCAGGACGGGCTGACGGCCGCCACCGCCTGCGGGCGCGTCGGCTATGAAAGCACATCGCAGTTCTCGCGCGAATTCAAGCGCTTCTTCGGGCGCACGCCGGTGGCCGAAGCCCGCGAGATGCGCGGCCTGCTCGCCCAGGCGCCGGGCGGACGCGAATCGCCCTACGTCAGCGCGCCGTAG
- a CDS encoding CocE/NonD family hydrolase, which produces MHPRLAPVLPPTLLLTLSLALAQLSSGALAQTAPMAADIGGKFEAPTAGADYVKRVAMIPMRDGVRLYTVIVVPKAALGATGAGKAPILLTRTPYNAAGRAQRGRSPSMLATLPQGDETFVQGGYIRVFQDVRGKYGSEGDYVMTRPLRGPLNATKTDHATDAWDTIEWLVRHVPETNGKVGMLGSSYEGFTVLMALADPHPALKAAVPMSPMVDGWRGDDWFHNGAFRMPTLPYIGSQTTVRGRGDPLATGVHDDYEGMLRAGSAAGYARQFGLDKLTYTKKLFEHPAYDSYWQHQALDRLLGERKLKVPTMTVVGQWDQEDIYGAYAVYEALEPQDRNNDLNYLVVGPWRHSGVNYEGASLGALKFTGDTALEFRRDVMQPFLDQHLKDGAPRADTPPVLSYQTGTNRWQRLQRWPLACAASCPAPAQAVYLQDGFKLSFNTPGAGNAFDEYVSDPAKPVPFVPRPVRMGDPEVWRPWLVSDQRFVSDRPDVLTYVSEPLKAPLTLGGAPVVNLFASTSGTDADWVVKVIDVYPDEVPSQPELGGYQLPLSMDIFRGRYRDSLSAPAAIAAGKPERYRFALPNVNHVLLPGHRLMVQIQSSWFPLYDRNPQRYVPNIFHAQPADYVKATQRVYHTPELPSAIELPIVPAGR; this is translated from the coding sequence ATGCACCCCCGCCTTGCCCCCGTTTTGCCCCCCACCTTGTTGCTGACCCTGTCCCTGGCCCTGGCCCAGTTGTCGTCGGGCGCGCTCGCGCAGACAGCGCCGATGGCCGCCGATATCGGCGGCAAATTCGAGGCGCCCACGGCGGGCGCCGACTACGTCAAGCGCGTGGCGATGATCCCGATGCGCGACGGCGTCAGGCTGTACACGGTGATCGTGGTGCCGAAGGCCGCGCTCGGCGCGACCGGTGCGGGCAAGGCCCCGATCCTGCTCACGCGCACGCCGTACAACGCGGCCGGCCGCGCGCAGCGCGGCAGGAGCCCGAGCATGCTGGCCACGCTGCCGCAGGGCGACGAGACCTTCGTCCAGGGCGGCTACATCCGCGTGTTCCAGGATGTGCGCGGCAAGTACGGTTCCGAAGGCGACTACGTGATGACGCGCCCGCTGCGCGGCCCACTGAACGCCACGAAGACGGATCACGCCACCGACGCGTGGGACACCATCGAATGGCTCGTCAGGCACGTGCCGGAAACGAACGGCAAGGTCGGCATGCTCGGTTCGTCGTACGAAGGCTTCACCGTGCTGATGGCGCTGGCCGACCCGCACCCGGCGCTGAAAGCCGCCGTGCCGATGAGCCCGATGGTCGACGGCTGGCGCGGCGACGACTGGTTCCACAACGGCGCGTTCCGCATGCCCACCTTGCCGTACATCGGCAGCCAGACCACGGTGCGCGGCCGCGGCGATCCGCTCGCCACGGGCGTCCACGACGACTACGAAGGCATGCTGCGCGCCGGCTCGGCGGCCGGCTATGCGCGCCAGTTCGGCCTCGACAAGCTGACCTACACGAAGAAGCTGTTCGAGCATCCGGCCTACGACAGCTACTGGCAGCACCAGGCGCTGGACCGCCTTCTCGGCGAGCGCAAGCTGAAGGTGCCGACGATGACGGTGGTGGGGCAGTGGGACCAGGAAGACATCTACGGCGCCTACGCCGTCTACGAAGCGCTCGAACCGCAGGACCGGAACAACGACCTCAACTACCTGGTGGTGGGGCCTTGGCGGCACAGCGGCGTCAATTACGAAGGGGCGTCGCTGGGCGCGCTGAAATTCACCGGCGACACGGCGCTCGAATTCCGGCGCGACGTGATGCAGCCGTTCCTGGACCAGCACCTGAAGGACGGCGCGCCGCGCGCGGACACGCCGCCGGTGCTGTCGTACCAGACCGGCACCAACCGCTGGCAACGGCTGCAGCGCTGGCCGCTCGCGTGCGCCGCCAGCTGCCCCGCGCCCGCGCAGGCCGTCTACCTGCAGGACGGCTTCAAGCTGTCGTTCAACACGCCGGGTGCGGGCAATGCCTTCGACGAGTATGTATCCGACCCGGCCAAGCCGGTGCCGTTCGTGCCGCGCCCGGTGCGGATGGGCGATCCGGAGGTATGGCGGCCATGGCTGGTGAGCGACCAGCGCTTCGTGTCCGACCGGCCGGATGTGCTGACCTACGTTTCGGAACCGCTGAAGGCGCCGCTGACGCTGGGCGGTGCGCCGGTGGTGAACCTGTTCGCCTCGACCAGCGGCACCGATGCCGACTGGGTGGTCAAGGTGATCGACGTCTACCCGGACGAAGTGCCGTCGCAGCCTGAACTGGGCGGGTACCAGCTGCCGCTGTCGATGGACATCTTCCGCGGGCGCTACCGCGACAGCCTGTCGGCGCCGGCCGCCATCGCCGCCGGCAAACCGGAACGCTACCGCTTCGCGCTGCCGAACGTGAATCACGTGCTACTGCCGGGCCACCGGCTGATGGTGCAGATCCAGTCCAGCTGGTTCCCGCTGTACGACCGCAACCCGCAGCGCTACGTGCCCAACATCTTCCATGCGCAGCCGGCCGATTACGTGAAGGCCACGCAGCGCGTGTACCACACGCCGGAGCTGCCAAGCGCGATCGAATTGCCGATCGTGCCGGCGGGGCGCTGA
- a CDS encoding YXWGXW repeat-containing protein, translating to MKKLLIAAMFATSMGSIAAPAMAATEVIVVRKAPPPLRHEATPHARQGYVWAPGYWKWTGHRYSWVKGSYVKARKGYHWSAPAWQERDGRWQFARGEWRPGDRDGDGIPNRYDRDRRNDSDRDGVPNGRDRDRDNDGVPNRHDERPDNPRRN from the coding sequence ATGAAAAAACTGCTGATCGCCGCGATGTTCGCAACGTCGATGGGTTCGATCGCCGCGCCGGCCATGGCCGCCACGGAGGTGATCGTCGTGCGCAAGGCGCCGCCGCCGCTGCGCCACGAAGCAACGCCGCATGCCCGCCAGGGTTACGTATGGGCGCCGGGCTACTGGAAATGGACCGGCCACCGCTACTCGTGGGTCAAGGGCAGCTACGTGAAGGCGCGCAAGGGCTATCACTGGTCGGCACCGGCGTGGCAGGAACGGGATGGCCGCTGGCAGTTCGCCCGTGGCGAATGGCGCCCCGGCGACCGTGACGGCGACGGCATCCCGAACCGCTACGACCGCGATCGCCGCAACGATTCGGATCGCGACGGCGTGCCGAACGGCCGGGACCGCGACCGCGACAACGACGGCGTGCCGAACCGGCACGACGAGCGGCCCGACAATCCACGCCGCAACTGA